In a genomic window of Zingiber officinale cultivar Zhangliang chromosome 9B, Zo_v1.1, whole genome shotgun sequence:
- the LOC122025164 gene encoding 60S ribosomal protein L7-2-like, with the protein MSTEEAKKVIPESVLKKRKREEQWAVAKKQELAVKKKKSRENRKLIFSRAQQYAKEYETQEKELISLKREARMKGGFYVSPEPKLLFIIRIRGINAMHPKTRKILQLLRLRQIFNGVFLKVNKATINMLRRVEPYVTYGYPNLKSVRELIYKRGYGKLNKQRIPFTDNSVIEKGLGKCNILCIEDLVHEIMTVGPHFRQANNFLWPFKLKAPLGGLKKKRNHYVEGGDAGNREDYINELIRRMN; encoded by the exons ATGTCGACGGAGGAAGCGAAGAAGGTGATCCCGGAGTCGGTgctgaagaagagaaagagggagGAGCAATGGGCAGTCGCGAAGAAGCAGGAGCTCGCGGTTAAGAAGAAAAAGTCTCGGGAGAACCGGAAGCTCATCTTCTCTAGAGCTCAGCAGTACGCCAAGGAGTATGAAACTCAG GAGAAGGAGCTGATCAGCTTGAAGAGAGAGGCCAGGATGAAGGGAGGATTCTATGTCAGTCCGGAGCCGAAGCTTCTGTTCATCATCCGCATCAGAGG TATAAATGCGATGCACCCGAAGACCCGAAAGATCTTGCAGCTCCTTCGTCTGAGACAG ATATTCAATGGCGTGTTTCTAAAAGTTAACAAAGCTACGATCAACATGTTGCGAAGAGTCGAGCCTTATGTTACCTATGG GTATCCCAATTTGAAGAGTGTTCGAGAGTTGATTTACAAGAGAGGATATGGGAAGCTGAACAAGCAGAGAATTCCTTTTACAGATAATTCAGTGATTGAGAAG GGCTTGGGAAAATGTAACATCTTGTGCATTGAAGATCTTGTGCACGAGATCATGACGGTTGGTCCACATTTCAGGCAGGCCAACAACTTCTTGTGGCCTTTCAAGTTGAAAGCGCCATTGGGTggcttgaagaagaagaggaatcaCTATGTCGAAGGAGGTGATGCAGGAAACCGCGAGGACTATATTAATGAACTCATCAGAAGGATGAACTAG